The nucleotide window TGTCAACCAGCACTTCGGTCATGCCCGCAGGTTTTTGATCTTTGAGGTGGATGAACAGGGATACCGTTTTATCGAGGACCGTCCGGTGGTCCCCCATTGCGCCTGTGATGGCGGACCGCCGCCGGCGCTCAAAACGGCTGTCGAGTCTCTGTCCGACTGCCAGGCTGTTCTGGTGACCATGATCGGTTACGGCCCCCAG belongs to Heliomicrobium undosum and includes:
- a CDS encoding NifB/NifX family molybdenum-iron cluster-binding protein, with protein sequence MKKGRGKMAIKVAVASSDGKIVNQHFGHARRFLIFEVDEQGYRFIEDRPVVPHCACDGGPPPALKTAVESLSDCQAVLVTMIGYGPQEKLASQGVRCIISHDIISDALMGLRNLESNRSSAL